In Candidatus Edwardsbacteria bacterium, the sequence ATCGGCCAGGATCAGATCGAACTGCTCCCCGCAGTTCCTTAAGTATTCCAGAGCGTCGCCGGGATATAGCTTGGCCCGGTGGGATATCTTAAGAGCTGCCAGGTTGTCTCTTATGACCTCGGTCGGGCCATATCCCTTCTCCACCAGCACTACCGATTCCGCCCCGCGGGACAGGGCCTCGATGCCCAGGGCGCCCGATCCGGCGTAAAGGTCCAGGGCCCGGCGGCAGGCCCCGCCCTGCTGCAGGATGTTGAAGATGGCCGTCCGGGCCATGCTGGAGGTGGGACGGACATCCCAGCCTTCCGGGCAGTTGATGTTCCTCCCCCGGAATTCTCCGGAGATTATCTTCACCGGCATCAGTACTCGCTGCCCAGCACGAAAGATATCCTGGCCTTGTCGGAGATCGAGGACAGGTCTGTCTTCCAGGAGAAATCCAGTTTCATCATGAAGGGCGATATTATCATCCTGATCCCGGTGCCCAGGCTCCCTTTTAGGTCCTTCATTTTCAACATGGCATTGGGATCACTCTGGAAGAGCTGAAACTGCTTGTTGTCGGACCAGGCTGCCCCGACGTCGAAGAACATCGCCCCCCGGATGCCGTAGAACGATATGGGCGGGATGGCCATCTGGATCCGGTCCACAAAAGGCACCCTCAGTTCCATATTCAAAAGGGCCATCCTGGTGCCGTCGAGTTCGTTGTAATCATAGGCCCTCAAGTTATAGGGCCCGCCCAGCTCGAAGTACTGGGCGTCTGACCCCTCGGATATTCCGCCCATCAGGCGCAGGGCGAATTCCGACCTTTTGGTAAGCGGCCAATACTGCCGGATGTCGGTGAAATAATTGACGAAATTCAGGTCGCTGCCCAGGGTCCGGCTGCTGGCCTCCACCGCGGCTATGGCCCTCCGGCCCTCCCGGGGGCCGTGATAGGACCACTGAACATTGTCGTGCACCAGGGATACCGCCGGTATGATCACGTTCAGGCTGGCGTCGGGCGCCGAGTAATAATAATACTCCTCCTTGTAATGGCTCCAACTGCCCATGAAATCGATCCGCTGGTAACGATTGAAGGGGTATGAGAGTATTCCCTGGACCCCGTTGATCTTTTCGATGATGATATCGTTGTTGGAGGCCAGATAGTAGTTGTGGTACTGGTAGTAGCTGAT encodes:
- the rsmD gene encoding 16S rRNA (guanine(966)-N(2))-methyltransferase RsmD produces the protein MPVKIISGEFRGRNINCPEGWDVRPTSSMARTAIFNILQQGGACRRALDLYAGSGALGIEALSRGAESVVLVEKGYGPTEVIRDNLAALKISHRAKLYPGDALEYLRNCGEQFDLILADPPYPDRCLPDILEAVERSKTLKDYGTLVIQHSLKENSPEIFGGLKRWKNKTYGKTQVSFYRYNGEE